A stretch of Pseudochaenichthys georgianus chromosome 2, fPseGeo1.2, whole genome shotgun sequence DNA encodes these proteins:
- the mettl21a gene encoding protein N-lysine methyltransferase METTL21A, producing the protein MALVPYVENPLPALSKLHNSSAQFRFANHDLHLTQDWKKLGVAAVVWDAAVVMCIYLEMGKVELKGKEVIELGAGTGLVGIVAALLGAKRVTITDREQAMDFMSANVKANLPQDTQGSVAVSELTWGEGLERYTAGGYDVVLGADIVYLEDTFVPLLQTLEHLCSDTSVVLLACKIRYKRDTDFLSMLKQRFTVEEVYYDKQRDIHVYKSWKVPPRRDL; encoded by the exons ATGGCTCTGGTTCCGTACGTAGAAAATCCGTTACCTGCGCTTTCTAAACTCCATAATTCATCAGCACAGTTTCGCTTTGCTAACCATGACCTCCATCTTACCCAGGACTGGAAGAAACTCGGGGTAGCAGCGGTTGTTTGGGATGCG GCTGTTGTTATGTGCATTTATCTGGAGATGGGAAAGGTGGAGTTGAAGGGGAAGGAGGTCATTGAACTCGGAGCTGGCACTGGATTGGTGGGCATTGTTGCAGCACTGCTTG GTGCAAAAAGAGTGACCATCACTGACAGAGAGCAGGCCATGGACTTCATGTCTGCAAATGTGAAGGCAAACCTACCCCAAGACACCCAGGGATCAGTGGCTGTGTCTGAGCTGACTTGGGGAGAGGGCCTTGAACGTTACACAGCAGGGGGGTATGATGTGGTGCTGGGAGCAGACATCGTGTACCTGGAGGACACATTTGTGCCGCTGCTGCAGACTCTGGAGCACCTGTGTTCGGACACTTCTGTGGTTCTACTGGCCTGCAAGATCCGCTACAAGCGAGACACAGACTTTCTGAGCATGCTGAAGCAGCGTTTCACAGTAGAAGAAGTCTACTACGACAAACAGAGGGACATCCATGTGTATAAATCTTGGAAAGTGCCACCTCGGAGGGATTTGTGA
- the LOC117457983 gene encoding cyclin-Y-like protein 1: MGGSVSCCISPGESPKIHRREVELEECPITTTEDVSEDTGTYLQHISDRELPDELAQESNPSDHPRASTLFLNKSQTDVREKRKSNYLNHMSPGQLTKKYSSCSTIFIDDSTVSQPNLKSTIKCVALAMYYHIKNRDSNRTLDIFDEKKHPLTRDKVPDDYSVVDPEHKLIYRFIRTLFSSAQLTAECAIVTLVYLERLLTYAEMDICPCNWKRIVLGAILLASKVWDDQAVWNVDYCQILKDITVEDMNEMERHFLELLQFNINVPASVYAKYYFDLRSLADENNLSFPLEPLSNQRAQKLEAISRLCEDRYKDLSKSCMRRSVSVDNMVGIKSSHAVLS, encoded by the exons ATGGGAGGTTCGGTGTCTTGCTGCATCTCTCCTGGAGAGAGTCCCAAGATCCACAGGAGGGAGGTGGAGCTGGAGGAGTGTCCCATCACCACCACCGAGGACGTGAGCGAGGACACTGGCACCTACCTGCAGCACATCAGCGACAGGGAGCTCCCGGACG AGCTGGCCCAAGAGTCAAACCCATCAGACCACCCCAGAGCCAGCACCCTCTTCCTCAACAAGTCGCAGACAGACG TGCGTGAGAAGAGGAAAAGCAACTACTTGAATCAT ATGTCCCCTGGGCAGCTGACAAAGAAGTACAGTTCCTGCTCAACAATATTCATCGATGACAGCACCGTCAGCCAGCCCAACCTCAAGAGCACGATCAAATG TGTCGCATTGGCCATGTACTATCACATAAAGAACAG AGACTCCAACCGCACGCTGGACATATTCGATGAGAAGAAGCACCCTCTGACG CGGGATAAGGTTCCAGACGACTACTCCGTGGTGGACCCCGAACACAAACTCATCTACCGCTTCATACGAACGCTCTTCAGCTCGGCGCAGCTTACTGCTGAGTGCGCCATCGTCACTCTG GTATACCTGGAAAGGCTGTTGACGTACGCTGAGATGGACATCTGTCCTTGTAACTGGAAGCGTATCGTTCTCGGCGCCATCCTGCTAGCCTCCAAGGTCTGGGACGACCAGGCTGTGTGGAACGTCGACTACTGCCAGATCCTCAAAGACATCACAGTGGAGGACAT GAACGAGATGGAGCGTCACTTCCTGGAGTTGCTCCAGTTCAACATCAACGTCCCGGCCAGCGTCTACGCTAAGTATTACTTCGACCTGCGCTCGCTGGCGGACGAAAACAACCTCAGCTTCCCTCTAGAGCCGCTGAGCAACCAGCGGGCCCAAAAACTGGAG gCTATCTCCAGGCTGTGCGAGGACAGGTACAAAGACCTGAGTAAATCGTGTATGAGGCGGTCTGTCAGTGTAGACAACATGGTCGGAATCAAGAGCTCCCATGCTGTTCTGTCTTAA